One window of Rasiella rasia genomic DNA carries:
- a CDS encoding DUF7033 domain-containing protein, with protein sequence MLLVYCQKITPRFTYAFKHLLYRILGLEVSFTSVIEEFIGYDGAKMSYGKQPLGNELFVQEIGLLSQQGIEDVNLTVKDWNGIPTFFSTSEKSSIPFDMFSAAFYLLSRYEEYLPHVKDSAGRYPASESISFKHDFLELPIVDIWAFTFKDILTTSFSEITFPKKKHTIHNILQIQRPFQYEQKGLFRSVIGYVRDLSKFKLKPLAERTKVLLKVRKDPFNTFTWIVNVAKRSSSHLTAFFLLGENESYHDSLNTHRKSFKQLVKYVGDYKEIGLLYSGQSLESFETLQTEKKRIEAITNRTLKSAKQANFVLSLPENYRNLIELEIVKDFTMAYHDQPGFRGGTCTPFLFYDLDYEIKTPLLLHPVAVTTEALSTFDSHKIETKVNKLLREVMTVKGTFSMVFRNEDFVAEDSNEIWRTLFSETLQDYA encoded by the coding sequence ATGTTGCTTGTATATTGTCAAAAGATAACTCCTAGATTTACGTATGCTTTTAAGCATCTGCTATATCGTATTTTGGGCCTTGAGGTGTCCTTTACTTCTGTAATTGAAGAATTTATTGGTTATGACGGTGCAAAAATGTCATACGGTAAACAACCCCTCGGAAACGAACTGTTTGTTCAGGAAATTGGTCTTTTGTCGCAGCAAGGAATTGAAGATGTAAATCTTACCGTTAAAGACTGGAACGGTATCCCTACATTTTTTTCAACTAGCGAAAAGAGCAGTATTCCTTTCGATATGTTTTCTGCAGCGTTTTATCTCTTAAGTAGATATGAAGAATACTTGCCGCATGTAAAGGATTCTGCAGGACGATATCCAGCTTCCGAAAGTATTTCTTTTAAGCATGATTTTTTAGAATTACCGATTGTCGATATTTGGGCATTTACCTTTAAGGATATTCTTACTACAAGTTTTTCCGAAATAACGTTTCCGAAAAAGAAACATACCATACATAACATATTGCAAATACAGAGACCCTTTCAGTATGAGCAAAAAGGACTGTTTAGATCTGTAATTGGGTATGTACGAGATCTATCAAAATTTAAATTGAAACCTCTTGCAGAAAGAACCAAGGTGCTGCTAAAGGTGAGAAAAGATCCTTTTAACACGTTCACTTGGATTGTTAATGTCGCAAAACGTAGCTCCTCGCATCTCACAGCATTTTTTCTGTTGGGTGAAAACGAATCTTATCACGATAGCTTAAATACTCACAGAAAATCCTTTAAACAACTGGTAAAGTATGTTGGCGATTACAAAGAAATTGGCTTGCTTTATTCTGGACAATCTCTAGAAAGTTTTGAAACCTTACAGACAGAAAAGAAAAGAATTGAAGCTATTACAAATAGAACATTAAAATCTGCCAAACAAGCAAATTTCGTCTTAAGCTTGCCAGAAAATTATCGAAATCTAATCGAACTAGAAATTGTAAAAGATTTTACCATGGCATATCACGATCAACCCGGATTTAGAGGGGGTACATGTACGCCCTTTTTATTTTATGATCTAGATTATGAAATAAAAACGCCGCTACTTTTACATCCAGTTGCCGTTACTACTGAAGCTTTAAGTACATTCGATTCTCATAAAATTGAGACTAAAGTCAACAAGTTGCTTAGAGAGGTTATGACAGTGAAAGGTACCTTTAGCATGGTTTTTAGAAATGAAGACTTTGTAGCAGAAGATTCCAATGAAATATGGCGAACTTTGTTTTCAGAAACATTACAAGATTATGCGTAA
- the radC gene encoding RadC family protein translates to MNKQVTSFSIKNWSESDRPREKLLLKGKSALSDAELLAIIIGSGNKNESAVALSQRILASSNHNLNSLGKLDINELMTFKGIGEAKAVTIAAALELGRRRNSEVIRQKNQITSSQSVFELLGATLGELPHEEFWIVYLDNSNKVLQAVQLSKGGITGTLVDVRIVFKKALLLGAVGVILAHNHPSGTLKPSQADIQLTQKLKTAGQQLDVKVLDHVIITESAYFSFADEGLL, encoded by the coding sequence GTGAATAAGCAAGTTACATCTTTTTCTATAAAGAATTGGAGCGAGAGCGACCGCCCCAGAGAAAAACTATTGCTTAAAGGTAAATCTGCCCTGTCTGATGCCGAGCTTCTAGCCATAATTATAGGCAGCGGAAACAAAAACGAGAGCGCAGTGGCTCTAAGTCAGCGTATTTTGGCGTCTTCTAATCACAATTTAAATTCACTTGGTAAACTAGACATAAATGAGCTCATGACCTTTAAAGGCATTGGTGAAGCAAAGGCAGTAACCATTGCTGCCGCACTAGAACTAGGTAGAAGAAGAAATAGTGAAGTTATACGTCAAAAAAATCAAATCACGTCTAGTCAATCGGTTTTTGAATTATTAGGAGCTACGTTAGGAGAGTTGCCGCATGAAGAATTTTGGATTGTCTATCTAGACAACTCGAACAAAGTATTACAAGCAGTGCAACTTAGCAAGGGCGGAATAACAGGAACTTTGGTAGATGTTCGCATTGTTTTTAAAAAGGCTTTGTTGTTAGGAGCTGTGGGAGTAATCTTAGCACATAACCATCCAAGCGGCACATTAAAGCCTAGTCAGGCAGATATTCAGCTTACTCAGAAATTGAAAACAGCTGGTCAACAATTAGACGTAAAAGTGCTCGATCATGTAATCATAACCGAATCTGCATATTTCAGTTTTGCAGATGAAGGGTTGCTGTAG
- a CDS encoding DUF1569 domain-containing protein, producing the protein MKSLFNTEAFHEINSRLQNLTEDSQKHWGKMTAGQMLNHCRGPLNIVLEKNTYGLKPNWFAKTFFKGSMYNDKPWRKNMPTLKQFRQTEARDFKEEKKALQAMLEEFDTQRSREEWPDHPAFGAMTKEQWGKMQYKHLDHHFRQFGV; encoded by the coding sequence ATGAAATCGCTATTCAATACTGAAGCTTTCCACGAAATTAATTCGAGACTCCAAAACCTTACAGAAGATTCGCAAAAGCACTGGGGTAAGATGACAGCAGGACAAATGTTAAATCACTGCAGAGGGCCTTTAAATATTGTTCTAGAAAAGAATACATACGGGTTAAAGCCTAATTGGTTTGCCAAGACCTTCTTTAAAGGAAGCATGTATAATGATAAGCCTTGGAGAAAGAATATGCCAACGCTAAAACAATTTAGACAAACAGAAGCGCGAGATTTTAAGGAAGAGAAAAAGGCATTACAGGCAATGTTAGAGGAGTTTGACACCCAACGTTCACGTGAAGAATGGCCAGATCATCCAGCTTTTGGAGCTATGACAAAAGAGCAATGGGGCAAGATGCAGTACAAACATCTTGATCACCATTTTAGGCAATTTGGGGTATAA
- a CDS encoding head GIN domain-containing protein produces the protein MKKLLYIVIVATIIGCSSENSPDCFQTDGALIQSEVVDLDVFKRIMVFDRVKLYISQGPVQKVVIETPENLLNEVNVRVEDSILKLKDNNSCNLFREFETTKVYVTSPNIDVIRNSSGSTVEDIGPIRFERLELVSEDREVEDLFHIDGDFDLDELDTGGIIINANGVSTFRLKGKTRGFQIGLFDGDVRVEAEFLEANSINIFHRSTNKIICFPKDSIRGTILSIGDVIAKNRPPYVEVEERFRGKLIFE, from the coding sequence ATGAAAAAACTTCTATACATAGTAATTGTTGCAACAATCATTGGTTGTAGTTCTGAAAATAGTCCAGACTGTTTCCAGACAGATGGAGCGTTAATTCAATCGGAAGTGGTAGATCTAGATGTCTTTAAACGCATTATGGTTTTTGATCGTGTAAAATTATATATTTCTCAGGGCCCGGTTCAAAAAGTGGTGATTGAAACTCCCGAAAATCTATTGAATGAAGTAAATGTACGTGTAGAAGATAGCATTTTAAAGCTGAAAGATAACAACAGTTGTAATTTGTTTCGTGAATTTGAAACTACCAAAGTATATGTCACTTCACCTAATATTGATGTTATAAGAAATAGCTCGGGAAGTACCGTAGAAGACATTGGGCCTATACGTTTTGAACGTTTAGAACTTGTGTCTGAAGATAGAGAAGTAGAAGATCTATTTCATATAGATGGAGACTTCGATTTAGATGAATTAGATACCGGGGGCATCATTATTAACGCGAATGGAGTTTCTACTTTTCGGTTAAAAGGAAAAACAAGAGGTTTTCAAATAGGTCTGTTTGATGGTGATGTACGGGTAGAAGCAGAGTTTTTAGAAGCCAACAGTATCAATATTTTTCACCGAAGCACGAATAAGATTATTTGTTTTCCTAAAGATAGTATTAGAGGAACGATTTTAAGTATAGGCGATGTAATTGCCAAAAACAGACCACCCTATGTTGAGGTTGAAGAACGTTTCCGCGGAAAATTAATTTTCGAATAA
- a CDS encoding acyloxyacyl hydrolase, whose translation MKLTFYLFIFLVFYQGVVAQQNELKFHEAKAEYFYGTIIEHNPDIAHLITGHPSGLMLSYNRKPYGYNEWEGRYNYPDWGFTYIYQDLDNEFLGKVHGLYGHFNFYFWNRNFSIGVGQGVGYATNPYNPDTNFENNAYGSKFLSSTLLKFNYVKENLIDGLGVNVGMGVIHYSNANFKAPNNSTNTFYLSAGATYLFNEINYPDALVPVEWGSANYAERFKYNLVFRSGANEADVNGLGQYPFVTLSAFVDKRINYKSTFQLGADLFISRMIEELIKFRSVAFPSDGLEGGEDARRIGVFVGHELRFNRIAFVSQVGYYVYWPYEFENRIYNRLGLKRYFFNDNFFGSVTVKAHYAKAEAVEFSVGIRI comes from the coding sequence ATGAAGCTTACTTTTTACTTGTTTATTTTTCTAGTGTTCTACCAAGGGGTTGTGGCGCAACAAAATGAACTTAAGTTTCATGAGGCAAAAGCTGAATATTTCTACGGAACGATAATAGAACACAACCCAGATATTGCACATTTAATTACGGGTCATCCGTCTGGGCTCATGTTAAGCTACAATAGAAAACCCTATGGTTATAATGAGTGGGAGGGAAGATATAATTACCCAGACTGGGGTTTTACCTACATATATCAGGATCTCGATAACGAATTTTTAGGAAAAGTACATGGGCTCTATGGGCATTTCAATTTTTATTTTTGGAATCGAAATTTTTCTATTGGAGTAGGTCAAGGTGTAGGATATGCTACTAATCCGTATAATCCAGACACCAATTTTGAAAACAATGCCTATGGAAGCAAGTTTTTAAGTTCTACGCTGCTCAAGTTTAATTATGTAAAAGAAAACTTAATTGACGGTCTTGGTGTAAATGTTGGAATGGGGGTTATTCATTATTCAAACGCCAACTTTAAAGCTCCAAATAATAGTACAAATACATTTTATTTGAGTGCTGGTGCAACCTACCTGTTTAACGAAATTAACTATCCAGACGCATTAGTGCCGGTAGAATGGGGAAGTGCCAACTATGCCGAGCGATTTAAATACAACCTTGTTTTTCGTAGTGGTGCCAATGAGGCGGATGTCAACGGTTTAGGGCAATACCCATTTGTTACCCTTTCTGCATTTGTAGATAAGCGTATAAATTACAAAAGCACCTTTCAGTTGGGAGCAGATTTATTTATTTCCAGAATGATTGAAGAGCTTATTAAATTTAGATCGGTTGCCTTTCCAAGTGATGGCCTTGAAGGAGGCGAAGACGCACGCAGGATAGGGGTGTTTGTTGGTCATGAACTTCGCTTTAACAGAATTGCATTCGTCTCTCAAGTAGGATATTACGTATATTGGCCCTACGAGTTTGAGAATAGAATTTATAATAGACTAGGACTAAAACGATACTTTTTTAATGACAATTTTTTCGGGTCTGTAACAGTAAAAGCGCATTACGCCAAGGCAGAGGCGGTAGAATTTAGTGTGGGTATTCGAATTTAA
- the metF gene encoding methylenetetrahydrofolate reductase [NAD(P)H] translates to MKVTEHIKNANEKTQFSFEILPPLKGQNITSIFEGIDPLMEFKPPFIDVTYHREEYVYKEREDGLLQKKVVRKRPGTVGICAAIQNKYNVDAIPHILCGGFTKEDTENFLIDLGFLGIDNVMALRGDAVKSETYFTPERDGHAYAGELVSQISALNNGLYLDDEILNTTPTNFGIGVAGYPEKHLEAPSLDSDIHFLKKKIEKGATYIVTQMFFDNAKYFQFVEKCRAAGITVPIIPGLKPIATKKQLNLIPHRFSVELPDSLIKEIIKCKDNRGVREVGIEWCIAQSKELLAKGAPILHYYSMGKSDNIRTIASAVF, encoded by the coding sequence ATGAAAGTAACAGAACATATAAAGAATGCAAACGAAAAAACACAGTTTTCATTTGAAATATTACCGCCTTTAAAAGGTCAGAATATTACTTCAATCTTTGAAGGTATTGATCCGTTGATGGAGTTTAAGCCCCCCTTTATTGATGTTACCTATCATAGAGAAGAGTATGTATATAAGGAACGAGAAGACGGCTTGCTTCAAAAAAAAGTGGTTCGAAAGCGTCCAGGAACAGTAGGGATTTGTGCTGCGATACAGAACAAATATAATGTAGATGCAATCCCTCATATATTGTGTGGCGGATTTACGAAAGAAGACACAGAGAACTTCCTGATAGATCTTGGGTTTTTGGGTATTGATAATGTAATGGCGTTACGCGGCGACGCGGTAAAGAGCGAAACCTATTTTACGCCAGAACGAGACGGCCATGCATATGCGGGAGAATTGGTGAGTCAGATTTCTGCTCTTAATAATGGGTTGTATTTAGATGATGAAATTTTAAACACCACCCCCACAAACTTTGGTATAGGAGTTGCCGGATATCCCGAAAAGCATTTGGAAGCACCTAGTTTAGATAGCGATATTCATTTTTTAAAGAAAAAGATTGAGAAGGGAGCAACCTATATTGTAACGCAAATGTTTTTTGATAATGCTAAGTATTTTCAATTTGTAGAAAAGTGTCGTGCTGCGGGTATTACGGTTCCTATAATACCTGGCTTAAAGCCTATTGCTACTAAAAAACAGCTTAACTTAATTCCGCATAGATTTAGTGTAGAGTTGCCCGATAGTCTTATCAAAGAAATTATTAAATGTAAAGACAACCGAGGCGTTCGGGAAGTGGGTATTGAATGGTGTATTGCGCAAAGTAAAGAGTTGTTGGCAAAAGGTGCTCCAATTCTTCATTATTATTCAATGGGTAAGAGTGATAATATACGCACAATTGCATCTGCTGTTTTCTAG
- the metH gene encoding methionine synthase, which yields MIQSHQQAMHNNQARWLKLSGLEPLIITPESNFINVGERTNVAGSKKFLRLIKEGNFDEALSVAREQVEGGAQIIDVNMDDGLIDGKEAMVKFLNLIMAEPDIARVPIMIDSSKWEIIEAGLQVVQGKCVVNSISLKEGEALFIEQARKIKRYGAAVIIMAFDEVGQADSFQRRIEIAERSYRVLVDVVNFPPEDIIFDLNVFPVATGMQEHRKNAVHFIEATRWVRTNLPHCSVSGGVSNVSFSFRGNNTVREAMHSVFLYHAIQAGMNIGIVNPTMLEVYDEIPKDLLTYVEDVVLDRREDATERLLDFAETVIDKAKEKTVDDGWRNTPLQDRITRALVKGIDQYIIEDIEEARQSVDKPIAVIEGHLMIGMNVVGDLFGSGKMFLPQVVKSARVMKKAVAYLEPYIFSEKDAVTNSAGKVLMATVKGDVHDIGKNIVSVVLACNNYEIVDLGVMVPPEQIIAQAKEHQVDIVGLSGLITPSLDEMVFLAKEMQRQNFEVPLLIGGATTSKAHTAVKIDPQYNHAVVHVNDASRAVTVVGDLLQKDRKAGYTRNLKEEYATFRERFLSRQQIKTYVSHKEAQANKFKIDWNPAEIVRPNTLGIQVLQDFDMEKLRSFIDWTPFFRSWDLHGRYPDILQDSIVGNQATELFADAQELLDKIISEKLLKAKAVFGLFEANQINQDDVEVKISEDNKIVFHTLRQQSKKAANRPNLALADFIAPKETGIQDYIGSFCVSTGFGTAKLAADFEADHDDYNSIMVKALADRLAEAFAEFLHKEVRTKHWGYAVGEQLTNEELIKETYKGIRPAPGYPACPDHLEKETIWKLLNVEEAIGVTLTQSLAMWPAASVSGYYFAHPEARYFGLGKIKSDQVSAYAKRKDISIEKATKWLMPNISE from the coding sequence ATGATACAATCCCACCAGCAAGCAATGCATAACAATCAAGCCAGATGGCTTAAATTATCGGGTTTAGAGCCTTTAATTATCACTCCTGAAAGTAATTTCATTAATGTGGGTGAGCGTACCAATGTAGCAGGATCAAAAAAGTTTCTACGTCTTATAAAAGAAGGAAATTTTGACGAAGCATTAAGCGTAGCGCGAGAGCAAGTAGAAGGAGGCGCTCAAATTATAGATGTTAATATGGACGATGGCCTTATTGACGGTAAGGAGGCAATGGTAAAGTTTCTAAACCTTATTATGGCAGAACCAGATATCGCCAGAGTCCCAATCATGATAGACAGCTCAAAATGGGAAATCATCGAGGCCGGACTTCAAGTTGTACAGGGCAAATGTGTGGTAAATTCAATTAGTCTGAAAGAAGGGGAAGCGCTGTTTATAGAACAAGCTAGAAAAATTAAAAGATATGGTGCTGCAGTCATAATTATGGCGTTCGATGAAGTGGGACAGGCAGACTCATTTCAACGTCGTATCGAAATTGCTGAACGCTCATATCGCGTATTGGTAGATGTTGTTAATTTTCCTCCAGAAGATATTATTTTCGACCTTAATGTTTTTCCGGTAGCCACAGGAATGCAAGAGCATCGTAAAAATGCTGTCCACTTTATTGAGGCTACGCGATGGGTACGCACTAACCTGCCCCATTGCAGTGTAAGCGGAGGAGTAAGTAATGTTTCATTTAGTTTTAGAGGTAACAATACAGTTCGGGAAGCGATGCACTCTGTCTTTTTATACCACGCTATCCAGGCTGGTATGAATATAGGTATTGTAAATCCTACCATGTTAGAAGTATATGATGAGATTCCTAAAGATTTATTAACCTACGTAGAAGATGTTGTCTTAGACCGCCGTGAAGATGCAACAGAACGCTTACTAGATTTTGCTGAAACCGTTATAGACAAGGCCAAAGAAAAAACGGTAGATGATGGGTGGAGAAATACACCACTACAGGACAGAATTACAAGAGCCTTAGTGAAAGGAATTGACCAATATATTATTGAAGATATTGAAGAAGCGCGACAGAGCGTAGATAAACCTATTGCTGTTATTGAAGGACATTTAATGATAGGAATGAACGTAGTTGGTGATCTTTTTGGAAGTGGTAAAATGTTCTTGCCCCAAGTGGTGAAGAGTGCACGAGTAATGAAAAAAGCAGTGGCCTATCTAGAACCCTATATTTTTTCTGAAAAAGATGCAGTGACAAATTCTGCCGGAAAAGTATTAATGGCAACTGTAAAAGGTGATGTACACGATATTGGTAAAAATATTGTTTCTGTTGTTCTAGCGTGTAATAATTATGAAATTGTAGACCTGGGTGTAATGGTACCACCAGAGCAGATTATTGCACAAGCAAAAGAACATCAGGTAGATATTGTGGGGCTAAGTGGTCTAATTACTCCTTCATTAGATGAGATGGTTTTTCTTGCCAAAGAAATGCAACGTCAAAATTTTGAAGTGCCCTTACTTATTGGAGGCGCTACCACCAGTAAAGCCCATACAGCCGTAAAGATAGATCCGCAATACAATCATGCCGTTGTACATGTAAACGATGCTTCTCGGGCGGTTACTGTGGTTGGTGATTTGCTTCAGAAAGATAGAAAGGCAGGCTATACAAGAAATTTAAAGGAAGAATATGCCACATTTAGAGAACGCTTTTTAAGCAGGCAACAGATAAAAACGTATGTTTCGCACAAAGAAGCGCAAGCCAACAAATTTAAGATCGATTGGAATCCTGCAGAAATAGTAAGGCCAAATACATTAGGAATTCAGGTGTTACAAGATTTCGATATGGAAAAGTTACGTTCTTTTATAGATTGGACACCTTTTTTTAGAAGTTGGGATTTACATGGACGCTACCCTGATATTCTACAAGATAGCATTGTGGGAAACCAAGCAACAGAGCTCTTTGCCGATGCGCAAGAACTTTTAGATAAAATTATTTCTGAAAAATTGCTTAAAGCCAAAGCTGTTTTCGGTTTGTTTGAAGCAAACCAGATAAATCAAGATGATGTTGAGGTTAAAATTTCCGAAGACAATAAGATAGTCTTTCATACGCTAAGACAGCAATCTAAAAAAGCTGCCAACAGACCAAATTTGGCGTTGGCAGATTTTATAGCTCCCAAAGAAACTGGAATTCAGGATTATATAGGCAGTTTTTGTGTGTCAACTGGTTTTGGAACCGCAAAACTTGCCGCAGATTTTGAGGCAGACCATGATGATTATAATAGCATTATGGTTAAAGCTTTGGCCGATAGGTTGGCAGAGGCTTTTGCAGAATTTTTACATAAAGAGGTGCGTACCAAACATTGGGGATATGCGGTAGGTGAACAACTAACAAATGAAGAACTTATAAAAGAAACCTACAAGGGTATACGGCCCGCTCCAGGATATCCAGCATGCCCAGACCATCTTGAAAAGGAAACTATTTGGAAGCTTCTTAATGTAGAAGAAGCTATCGGGGTAACACTTACTCAAAGTTTGGCAATGTGGCCGGCAGCTTCGGTTTCTGGGTATTATTTTGCACATCCAGAGGCTCGGTATTTTGGTCTCGGAAAAATAAAATCCGATCAAGTTTCGGCGTACGCCAAACGAAAAGATATTTCAATAGAAAAAGCAACAAAATGGCTTATGCCAAATATTTCGGAATAA
- a CDS encoding pyridoxal-phosphate dependent enzyme: MIPTKQHLEEAIATVTPFVHQTPIVTSSSLNEIVGAQLYFKCENFQKMGAFKMRGAVHAIQNLSHAQKKAGVVTHSSGNFGQAVALAARILKVQAYVVMPENAPLVKKEGVKSYGAQITECESTLAAREATAAAIQLKTGATFLHPSNNIDVILGNATAGAELLQKHADLDFLLTPVGGGGLIAGTALATHYLSGNCKTIGGEPFAVDDAYRSLQSGKIETNQTTQTVADGLRTNLGDLNFPIIQELVSEIIRVEEDEIIHGMKLIWERMKIVVEPSSAVPFAAALREKDHFRNKKIGIILSGGNVDVSNLPF; encoded by the coding sequence ATGATACCAACAAAACAACATTTAGAGGAGGCCATAGCAACAGTTACCCCCTTTGTTCATCAAACTCCTATAGTAACGTCTTCATCTTTAAATGAAATCGTTGGTGCGCAGCTATATTTTAAATGTGAGAATTTCCAGAAAATGGGAGCTTTTAAAATGCGCGGAGCCGTGCATGCCATTCAAAACCTATCTCACGCGCAGAAAAAAGCAGGTGTGGTAACCCACTCATCTGGTAATTTCGGACAAGCAGTTGCGCTAGCAGCAAGAATTTTAAAGGTACAAGCATATGTTGTTATGCCCGAAAATGCCCCTTTAGTAAAGAAAGAAGGGGTTAAAAGCTATGGTGCCCAAATTACTGAATGTGAAAGTACATTAGCAGCACGTGAAGCAACGGCAGCAGCTATTCAACTGAAAACAGGTGCTACATTTTTACACCCCTCTAATAACATCGATGTAATTCTGGGTAATGCTACTGCGGGAGCCGAATTGCTTCAAAAGCATGCCGATTTAGATTTTTTGTTGACACCTGTTGGGGGTGGTGGTTTAATTGCCGGAACAGCATTAGCTACTCATTATTTAAGTGGTAACTGTAAAACAATTGGTGGTGAACCTTTTGCTGTAGACGATGCTTACAGGTCTTTGCAATCGGGTAAAATAGAAACCAACCAAACTACTCAAACAGTGGCCGACGGACTTAGAACTAATTTAGGGGATCTCAATTTTCCAATTATCCAGGAATTGGTTTCAGAAATTATCCGGGTTGAAGAAGATGAAATTATTCATGGTATGAAACTAATTTGGGAGCGCATGAAAATTGTTGTTGAGCCTAGTAGCGCGGTGCCATTTGCAGCGGCGCTTCGAGAAAAGGACCATTTCAGAAATAAAAAAATAGGCATTATTCTTTCAGGTGGAAATGTAGATGTATCCAACTTGCCATTTTAA
- a CDS encoding homocysteine S-methyltransferase family protein, protein MKKNIHKELQKRILILDGAMGTMLQQYRFSEADFRGKRFENIAISVKGNNDLLSLTQPEAIATIHSKYFKAGADIVETNTFSSTTIAMADYNMEDLVYEINLQSAKIARKVADKFTLQEPNKPRFVAGAMGPTNKTASMSPDVNDPGFRAVSFNELRIAYKQQAEALLDGGVDLLLIETVFDTLNAKAALFAIEEVKEERKIDVPVMISGTITDASGRTLSGQTAEAFLISVSHIPLLSIGFNCALGAKQLTPHLQVIANRTNLAVSAYPNAGLPNAFGDYDESPKKMAAQIETYLEKQLVNIIGGCCGTTPEHITAIATLAAKYQPRPLALETNNVL, encoded by the coding sequence ATGAAGAAGAATATCCATAAAGAATTACAAAAACGTATCCTTATCCTAGATGGTGCCATGGGGACTATGTTACAACAGTATCGATTTTCAGAAGCAGATTTTAGAGGCAAGCGTTTTGAAAACATAGCGATTTCAGTAAAAGGAAATAACGACCTGTTATCACTCACCCAACCAGAAGCTATTGCAACCATTCACAGTAAATATTTTAAAGCAGGTGCAGATATCGTAGAAACCAACACCTTTTCTAGTACAACTATTGCCATGGCAGATTATAACATGGAAGACCTCGTGTATGAAATTAACTTACAAAGCGCTAAAATCGCTAGAAAGGTTGCAGACAAATTCACTCTTCAAGAGCCAAATAAACCTCGTTTTGTTGCAGGGGCCATGGGGCCAACTAATAAAACAGCTAGTATGTCGCCAGATGTTAACGACCCTGGTTTTAGAGCAGTCTCATTTAACGAGCTTCGCATTGCATACAAACAACAAGCAGAAGCCTTGTTAGACGGAGGTGTAGATTTGTTGTTGATTGAAACAGTGTTCGACACCCTAAATGCAAAAGCAGCATTATTTGCGATAGAAGAAGTGAAAGAAGAACGCAAAATTGATGTTCCAGTTATGATAAGTGGTACTATTACAGATGCTTCAGGACGTACCTTATCGGGGCAAACAGCAGAGGCATTTTTAATTTCTGTGTCTCATATACCGCTACTTAGTATCGGTTTTAACTGTGCGCTGGGCGCCAAACAACTCACGCCTCACCTCCAAGTTATTGCCAACCGTACCAACCTCGCAGTGTCGGCGTATCCAAATGCCGGATTACCAAATGCGTTTGGTGACTATGATGAGAGTCCGAAAAAAATGGCTGCTCAAATCGAAACGTATCTTGAAAAGCAACTTGTTAATATCATTGGAGGTTGCTGTGGTACAACACCAGAGCACATTACAGCAATTGCAACTTTAGCTGCCAAATATCAACCTAGACCCCTAGCGCTAGAAACGAATAACGTATTATGA
- a CDS encoding RrF2 family transcriptional regulator produces the protein MLSRKTKYGLKALTYLAKRNTQDPVQILVISEAENISQKFLESILLILRKAGILESKKGKGGGYFLAKSPQEITIASVYRVLEGPIALVPCVSLNFYERCEDCPDEQACSVHKLMVTVRDSNLNILENTTLASLIADEQE, from the coding sequence ATGTTATCTCGAAAAACAAAATATGGTCTTAAAGCGCTCACGTATCTCGCCAAACGAAATACGCAAGATCCTGTGCAAATTTTGGTCATTTCAGAGGCAGAAAATATATCCCAGAAGTTCTTAGAAAGCATATTACTCATCTTACGAAAGGCGGGTATTTTAGAATCTAAGAAAGGGAAAGGCGGCGGCTATTTTCTAGCAAAATCTCCACAAGAGATTACCATTGCTAGCGTGTACCGAGTTTTAGAAGGTCCCATTGCATTAGTACCCTGTGTGAGTCTAAATTTTTACGAACGCTGCGAAGATTGCCCCGACGAGCAAGCCTGTAGCGTTCATAAATTAATGGTGACAGTTAGAGATTCTAACCTGAATATTCTAGAAAATACCACCCTTGCAAGTCTCATCGCAGATGAGCAAGAATAA